From the genome of Acomys russatus chromosome 27, mAcoRus1.1, whole genome shotgun sequence, one region includes:
- the Lsm4 gene encoding U6 snRNA-associated Sm-like protein LSm4, giving the protein MLPLSLLKTAQNHPMLVELKNGETYNGHLVSCDNWMNINLREVICTSRDGDKFWRMPECYIRGSTIKYLRIPDEIIDMVREEAAKGRGRGGPQQQKQQKGRGMGGAGRGVFGGRGRGGIPGAGRGQPEKKPGRQAGKQ; this is encoded by the exons ATG CTCCCCTTGTCGCTGCTGAAGACAGCGCAGAATCACCCCATG CTGGTGGAGCTGAAGAATGGGGAGACGTACAACGGGCACCTGGTGAGCTGTGACAACTGGATGAACATCAACCTGCGGGAGGTCATCTGCACGTCCCGG GATGGCGACAAGTTCTGGCGGATGCCTGAGTGCTACATCCGCGGCAGCACCATCAAGTACCTGCGCATCCCTGATGAGATCATTGACATGGTGCGGGAGGAGGCCGCCAAGGGCCGCGGGCGAGGGGgaccacagcagcagaagcagcagaaagGCCGCGGCATGGGCGGCGCTGGCCGAG GTGTGTTTGGTGGCCGGGGCCGTGGTGGCATCCCGGGTGCAGGCCGAGGCCAGCCGGAAAAGAAGCCAGGGCGGCAAGCAGGCAAGCAGTGA